Genomic DNA from Felis catus isolate Fca126 chromosome E3, F.catus_Fca126_mat1.0, whole genome shotgun sequence:
TCCAAAACCCTAGGAACAATTCCCAGTGGCCTGGCATTGGGCATACAGAGGGTGTCGACTGGAGGGTTTCCAGTGGGCCACAGCATTGCCCCATTGCTGCAGGTTCACCCTGTGGACCCAATAATCCATCAAAGACTGGTGTCAGTCAGTTGCCCAGGCTGTTGTAGCACCTGCTTCCTTCCATTTATAGCATTAAGAACTTTCTTCCTGGGACCAAGCTGCATTTGTATACTCTGAAGATCCTCATCAGAGCAAAGTAACAGAGCTTCTAGATCAATCTGCTCTCTCatgaaaatgggaaggaattcTTCCAGGTGGTGGGACTGCAAAAATACTTCCAGAGGAGTAGCATCAACCACATCTTCCTCCCACTCCACTTCATCCTCATCCCAAGGCAAATCATCTTCATGGCTGTTTTCCACTCCCTCTTTGTTAGCCTCAGCTTCCTCGGCCTCTGCTGCTCCTTGTCTCTGAAGCAATTCACTGTGCATCTGAAATCCCAACACCCTCTTGCTGTCTGAGAGGTCTTCGGGACTTAATATTCTGTTCCTTCTAAAAACAATATTGCCTAGACCCGGACGGTTAAGAATGGACTCGTGCTGCACACCTCCGTCCTCCTTTGCTGAGAAATGGAGCTTCTCTTTGAAGTCCTGGGAGAAtgtgtcttcctcctcttctctgaaCACTTCCATCACATTCCTCTGCCCACTTCTGCTCTCCTTCCCTACCAGCTCTTCTGTATCTTTGTTCTTCTTGAACTTTATCTTGAAGGTGTCTTTAAGGCCCTTAGTTGCTGACCCAAATGTACCAGAAGCAGAAGCATTTGAAAGGGATGACCTGGAGAAAGTAGCCTTGGAAGAAGAAAGAGTCCCAGATTCCTCCTTGCTATAGGTGCGAGCCATCTTATGTTGGTGCTTCTCTTGGAGCCTCTCGCACTCTTTGATCTGCCTCCTGGCATTCTTCTGAGCCTGCTCCTTCAGCCTGCTAACTTTCTTGGGGCTCATGATGTTCTGGGCAGTGGCAGCCTTATCCAGGAGAGCAACACATTCATTCTGCTCTCTGCTAGCAGCAGCATCCAGTGGAGACTGTAAGTTGTTGTCCAGGGCAAAGATGTTGGCACCAAAGTTGACCAGGAATGAAACACAGTGGGTATGACCATTGGAGGCTGCATAATGCAAGGGAGTATTTCCCCAGATGTCACATCTATTAGGGTCCCCTctagaaaaaatatcaaaaatacacataatttttgtttcttagaacatgaggtccaaaataaataaataaataaataaataaataaataaataaataaataaataaataaaaccaagatgaacaaaatacatgttaatccTGCCTTGGCATTGGTTATAACTTGTGAAAGTCTGAACACATAGAGAAATCAACATGGCCAGAAACAGAAAGAGCCCATCTCTaccctttgcttcctttttagaagaaaagcttCTCAAGaaacatccccctccccccaaaaaagccaCTTTCATGTTTCATTGTTTCCAATTGGGTCACATGTCTATAGGAAGAGAAATAGAACTACTATAACTTAGGCCAACTAAAAATTTTCCCTGAAGCTAGGGATAAGATTACCCAGTGGCATACttgtaaatgtttaacaactggcttaCCCAAGAAAAAGATCAAAGCTCTGATTTATGGCATGTGCCAATTTTTGTGTTGTACATACACCCATCATGGCAAAATTCAAGCTACTAATGTGATATTACTGGACACAGTTTGGAAGAGATGTACAGTAACACACTGTTATAAATTATTCCCACCATATATGTAGATATTGCAGATGTACAAAATCTTAAGAACATAGTTAATAGTAAAATGCActaaataattaggaagtgagaagttttgagtatttaaaaatataatttattaactgATAGGTTAAATAACCTTATTTTTAATAACGACTCTGTTTAACAGACTGAAACTTCCTGAAAATTTAGCAATCATCTCTCATGAGCTGGTAAGAGCTCATTCCCACTCTAACAGTGTTACCACACTGGAGTCACATGTAGGAAAATAAAGAACTGAACAGAACCGGGTTCCCACCaacaagaaagaagaggagaatggaTATTGTGTAGGTACCAAACAGTATCTACTACAACCATTATTCATACAAAGGGTAGAACATATCCATTGATTCCCCAACTTACTTCCATGTAATTACAGTGTCATATATGTGATCAGTTCTGCAATGGCTTATGGTGTAATTGGGGGTACTATTAGATGGGATTAAGGCCAGAGACCCCATGCCAGCATGGAAACAGTCATGCGGTAGTTGCTCAATAAAGATTTGTGGGATGAATTAATGCCTACTGGAATCTTGCCCCAGGCCACAACCCCACTCCCCCATGAGATTGTGAGTTACTGGCAGTCATGTTGTTTAATATGGCTCTGGCCCCAAGCCCAAGCCATTGATGAGAACTCTGATAATACAGGTACTAAGAGGCATTCTTCCATCACCCTAGACTAGACCCCCAAACGAGGATCTCTCTAAACTTTCCCCAGTCTGGACCCATGGAAGGACAGGAGACAGGTTCCGAGAGAAGGCCTCTTGACATTCTTGGTGAGTAGGATGTGGAAACAGGAGAGACAATCCATGCACTTGCAACTGCCACATCAATGCCCTGTGACCCTTCCTCTGTTGCTTGCTACTCAAAGTTTGGTCCCTGGATCAGTAGTAGCAGCTGCAGCTGCAGCTGCTAgtttgctagaaatgcagaatcttggacTCCAGCCCAGAATTCCTGAATCAGAATCCGAAGTTTAACAAGATCCCAAGGTGATATGTAAGTTCCCTGCAGATTGAGAAGAGCTGCGCTAGTTAACGGAGCCTAACCAATGTCCAGTAATTTGATGAATCGAATTTGTAACTCCTCCATGGAAAGCCTTGGTCTCCTCAGGCTTTTCAGTGGTGAAGGTTTATACTTtcaacaccatcaccaccacccaccaTCACCATCTCCTTCTTAAAGAAAGACCAGGATAATTATCAGAGGGGTAAAATAAGGCTCAGAATGGTTAACTGATTTAAGCCTGTTACACAGGCAGCATACTTTGGATCAGGCTTGCCTCCAGGCCTAACGGTCTCCAGCACAATATAGTCTTATGTTAACAGACCTCAAGTTTTTCTACTTTACCAGCTATGAGGCCTCAAGCTTAACTCACTGAGgactcagtgtcctcatctgaatGAGTATGAGAATAATTTTCCTGGAGTTGCTATGTGAATAAGTTAACATAAAGCCTTAGAAAAGTGCTTGGTCCATAGTgaatactcaataaacattacctatcatcatttctcttttccctaaACTCATAATCcctaatttcatatatttattttccccacAGCATTATAATAGCTCTTGTgacttttgttaaatgtttatttattttgagagagagagcacaggggagggacagagggagagagagaatcctaaacggGCTTTGCATTCAGAgtggagcccgacatgaggctccaTCTCGTGACCatgaactcacgacctgagccaaaatcaagagtcggacgcttaactgactgagccacccaggcgccctagctCTTGCGACTTTTTAACACTTACAGTCGTACTTAATTTGCCCAATATTTATGTCCCAACTCCCTAATGAGATAATATGCCTCAGAGGGTCAAACCTGTGTCTTTTTGTCCTTTGTATCACATCTCCTAGCAGAAGTCTCAGACTCAACTTAAAGAAACCAAGCAGGTCATTTAAGCAGCTGAATGGAGCCAAGCTTGTTCTTTCAACAAAGTCATAGTTGAGTGTGAACTTCAATGAGAAAGGATAGCTGTCGCTCAGCAGCAGCTGACTGCCACCTTGAATAAAAGCAGGCACAATTTGGCCAGGGCTTCCATTTTCCACATAAAGCCAGACATCCAGGATTTCATGTGGAATTTTTTGAATTTCAAACGTTGGctccaatttaaaagaaaaatacagtgaaatccaaataaaacacAGTTTTGGACTGGATCCAGCCCATACTCTGGCAGTTGGTAACCTCCTTCTGAGCAGAGAACAGCATGAACAGATGCACATATGGGTGATGTTAAACATGGCATATCTGAGGAACCAGGAGTATATTTCGGTTGACCAGAGTGCATGGAGATGGGGCAAGGGAAATCAGTGCAAAgaggaaagtaagaaaatgaaatttaatctaaggaaagcaaatattaaataagacCATTCTGTCGGGCTGCTACTTCCAAGAGGTCTGCTCAGTATGCCTGATTTAATTGTTTTGGATCAAAGAACACCTCTTTCAGTCTTAGTGCAGTTGTGTATCTTAGGGGGGCACAGTGCCTCACCCCCAAAGATGtcgttttacattttatttattttaaccaaGCACTATATTCAAAAGACTCCTTAAGTACTCTAGACATCAAAGAGGGATTGTAAAAACATCCAAGATGGTActacaaacataaacaaaaacatactGGTTAAATTTGCTTGAAACTGTTGGGTTGtataagttaaaaaagaaattattgagaGGAGTGAGCTATGGTGGGGATGTTCAGGGTCTTAAGGAGTTTAGGTTAAATCTACATGCTTTGGAACTTAAAGGAGCTTAAATGTCCCTTTCAAGATGGAAGGAAGAACATCAAGAAAACCTTGAGATGACCCCAAAGATGTGTCTTGTTCtaagaaaatttcaaatgcaAAATTCCAAATTTATAGATGAAACTGTCAGTAAGATGATTTAAAAGTCCCTAGTGTATTTAAGTTATTTCCActtataaaaattctatttaaaagcaactttcttgggtgcctgggtggctgagttggttaagcatctgactcttcatgatctcacagtttgtgagttcgaaccccaagtcgggctctgtgctgacagcttggagcctggaacctgcttcagattctgtgtctccctctctctgcccctcacctgttcacactctgtctttctcaaataaataaatattaaaaaaatttttttttcaaagcatctgactcttaatttcggctcaggccatgatcccacagttcttgagttcgagccctgcatcaggttctgtgctacagctcggagcctggagtctgcttcaaattctgtgtctccctctttctctgcccttcccccagctccctctctgtctctctctctctctcaaaaattaaattttttttaatgtttattttattttaaggcaactttctggggcacctgggtggctcagttggttaagcaaccaacttcagctcaggtcatgatctcgcaatttgtgagttgaAGACTTGcgacaagctctgtgctgacagcttggagctggagcctgcttcagattctgtgtctccctctcctcttcgtgctctgtctctcaaaaataaataaaaacttttaaaaaaatttttaaatgaagcaacTTTCCAAATTTGtgtataacttaaaatattttctaatgacaAATTTCATGGAGaccttatatttttttaatgtttatttatttctgagagagagagagagagagacagagcatgagcaggacaggggcagagagagaggtagacacagaatccaaagcaggctccaggctctaagccatcagcacagagcctgacacagggctcgaactcgtgaactgtgagatcatgacctgagctgacgccggacgcccaactgactgagccacccaggcgaccctcatGGAGTACTTCTAAATTCAATCTTTGTCTTTCAGTCTTTGGTGTCTTTCATACTTCTTAATAGAATCATTACACATACCTGCCCAGATATTCACAAACTGGTCCCCCTCGTTTGATTATCCGAATCCAATATTGATGCTATAGTGTTTGCCTAGGCTAAATTCAGTCTTGGGTTggtttcttttcctatttcttttttccaaaagagaaactcactgaagagattttaaaataatcccCATTTTGCTCTTGCTTTTTTGTAGGTCAGTGCATTTGggcagtaatttttaaaaccgGATTGGTATTATAGTCACTAAATGGGCAACTTGCTTATATTAACTTACTCTGAGCATCTGGTCCacatcattttttctcttttgaagttaatttgttttttgtgaagctgttctcagaaaaaaaaaatcagtctttcaaaaatgtttttctacatAAGAAGGAATATTTGGACTtattaataatcaaagaaatataaatgaaaacaatgtacTACCATTTTCTTGCCCATCAGATAGGCAAGGATTAAAAAGAACAGTAATACTCAGTTTTGGCAGGAGTATGGGAAAATGAACAATGCTGGAGGAATCATAAAGTAGTTCAAATTTCCTGGCACATTATGTgccaaaagcttttaaaacatagcACCCTCTTGAATCAATAACTCTGCCTttaagaatttatcctaaggaaatattAGACCCTTGTGTAAAGATGAGTAAGCAAGGGTGTTCATCCCAACTTGTTAATAACAGTTGAAAGACTGGATTCAAATTTAAGTGTTATGAACAAGcaactgattaaataaattatgatgaaACCGTAAAAACAGAATACCATATAGTCATTAAAAACCAGTgacatgatggggcgcctgggtggctcagtcggttgagggtccgacttcggttcaggtcatgatctcacactccgtgggttcgagatgcatgtcgggctctgtgctgatggctcagagcctggactctgcttcagattctgtgtctccccccccccgcccctcccctgctcatgctctgtctctctctgtctcaaaaataaacaaaaacagtaaaaaatttttttaaaaaacagtggtatgggatgcctgggtggcacagttagctgactgtccaactcttgatttcagctcagttcatgatcccaggatgatgggatcaagccccacatcaggctctgtgctgagcctgcttaagattctctccctctctctctctctctctctttctctctctctgtctctgtctctccctctccatctgcccctctccccactcttctaaatccaatctctgtcttttagtCCTTGGTGTCTTTCATACTTCTTGATAGAACCATTACACATACCTGCCCAGGTGTTCACAAACTGGTTCCCCTCATTTGATTAGCTGAATCCAATATTGATGCTATAGTGTTTGCCTGGGCTAAATTCaggcaaattctctctctctctaattaacaaaacaaaacaaaacaaaacaaaacaaaacaaaacaaaacaccagtgGTATAGATTTCTACttcaaagagcaaataaaaaactgaaagtgAAAATGATCCATAATCTATTGTTAAATAATTAGAAGCAGGTGTCAGAACAGTTTGTATAATATGACTGCCTtttttcagggggaaaaatgtatgtgtatgtacatgttctcaaaggaaaaagtctggaaggatATAAGCCCAAATGTTAATGACTGTGAAAATTGgtttgatttttactttattaaatttatctttGTAATATGATGTAAAATTTTGCAGTAAGTATCCTCAAAGAATCAGGGAGGAAGATAACTTAGGTTagcaagtgaaacaaaacaaaaaaaattcacatacacattgaaggcaaaatgaaattttgtatAATTGGAGCCATCTTCCAAGTGTAGGAGAACATATGTAATTAttgcttttcatctttaaattttgaaaagaaaggaacacaatTTTTAACAAAGCCAGAGTTTGGGTATTAataattaccacatgatccactGTCAGTGATCAATGACTGATTAACTtctaaattcaatttttaatttatttccctttttaactCCCTTAAGTATATAACTGGCAATTGATCTCTCACAGCTCCTGAAAATTGGCTGTGGTCAGTATGGGAGCCTAAGAAAACCtgtacaagatttttttttcagcctatGTACTCCATGGCAACTTAACACAATGGTGGAACATGGGGTCTtaccttcctcttcctctactCACCAAAACATCCAGTCAACTGTAATTGATCCTACACCCAAACTGCCACTCCAATCCATCCCTGTCTCCCCATTGCCATTGCCACTGCCCTAGTCCAGTTCATCTCTCATCTCAACCATTAAAATAGCCCTTGAACATTTTCTGTGACTGCTACACAGCTGCCTGAACAAGTTTTGTAAACACAAATCTACCAGGTGGCTACCCTGCTTAAACCTGACAATGACTTCCCATGCCGATAGGATAAAGTTCAACTCCCAAACAGAGTTTACAAGGCTCTTGTGATCTGGTCGTTTCTTATAACTTGGCCTCTCCCCATTAAAGCTGCATCCAGCCATACTCAACTTCAGTGCCTAGAATGTAAAGTGCTCTCACTTGGGAAAcattcttccttccatcttctggCCAGCTTCTTCTCACCTTTCAAGTTACAGCTTCAATGATCCAGAAAGCCTATCCTCACTCTATGGTTTGGGATAGATGCCTGTGTTATTTATGTAGCgccctttctttcccccctttATAACCAATATCATCTATGActtaacttatttaatttctgtcttcctctctcaaatcTGATCACCATGAGGAGAGGAATTGGGTCTCTCTTGTTGATCAGAGCATCCCCAGTGGCCAATAAAATGGCTGGTACATTGCAAATatgtaaaagtaaatatttactgaattgaaATTGATTCACTTAGCTcctttattaatgttttcttttttcctttctttactgcCATCGGGTTATAGTTGCCAACACTGCCTAGCCCTTCtggtaacatgcagaagaaaagagataGGTAATTCCTGCATTAGAATTTGGGGGaagtgtgtatgcatgtgtatatatctGACAGCTAGAGAGATAAGACAGGCTGAAGGTCCCTTATAAAGCCAACTATTTCATCTAAGAATCATGGCTTGCATTAGGGTTGTGTATTAATAAATA
This window encodes:
- the ANKS4B gene encoding ankyrin repeat and SAM domain-containing protein 4B yields the protein MSTRYHQAASDSYLELLKEATKRDLNLSDEDGMTPTLLAAYHGNLEALEIICSRGGDPNRCDIWGNTPLHYAASNGHTHCVSFLVNFGANIFALDNNLQSPLDAAASREQNECVALLDKAATAQNIMSPKKVSRLKEQAQKNARRQIKECERLQEKHQHKMARTYSKEESGTLSSSKATFSRSSLSNASASGTFGSATKGLKDTFKIKFKKNKDTEELVGKESRSGQRNVMEVFREEEEDTFSQDFKEKLHFSAKEDGGVQHESILNRPGLGNIVFRRNRILSPEDLSDSKRVLGFQMHSELLQRQGAAEAEEAEANKEGVENSHEDDLPWDEDEVEWEEDVVDATPLEVFLQSHHLEEFLPIFMREQIDLEALLLCSDEDLQSIQMQLGPRKKVLNAINGRKQVLQQPGQLTDTSL